In one Dehalococcoidia bacterium genomic region, the following are encoded:
- a CDS encoding S8 family serine peptidase, producing MRLEIAIAVLTLVAAAAMIDRQTFVAEAQQATPALTGDVIVKFKDGTTLAGVGAAIEQADAAPVQSTPSGAVLLEPDAGQTVDEALASLNADPNVAYAEPDVLVTIDVTPNDTYYGGYQAWHFDQINAPAAWDSETGAPGTVIAVIDTGVQSVHPDLNGNMVSGANFVTVPVASSSNSGGQVRVTTNTPHPYLTGEQVTISGHSVAGVNGTWTISMPAALTISSSTLSAGTITVTTTAAHNLLVGDYAMVRGHSIGGANGQWTVTAVPSATQFRYSCSPACTTGSGTGGVAKQATWFNLSGSTYSSAGTSGNALNTSPRDDEGHGTSVAGFIAAESNNSQGVAGVCWTCKIMPVKVLGATGSGSSLAVAAGIEWAADNDADVINLSLSSPSHSQAMLDAVDYAWGLGAIVVAASGNDGDTLDPSVRYPAKYPNAIAVGATNASGLRASFSNYGPELDIVAPGENVTSTSATGFGDSGGWYASGSGTSFAAPHVAGVVGLMISHGITNKTDIVNGLTSTAADAGAAGLDDLYGHGIVDAAAAVGAGADTTPPTASITSIADGATVSGRVEIWASANDDSAVTKVSF from the coding sequence ATGCGTCTTGAGATTGCCATCGCCGTACTGACGCTCGTGGCCGCAGCCGCGATGATCGACCGGCAGACGTTCGTCGCCGAAGCACAGCAGGCAACGCCCGCGCTCACCGGCGACGTCATCGTGAAGTTCAAGGATGGCACGACCCTCGCCGGGGTTGGCGCCGCCATCGAGCAGGCAGACGCCGCGCCGGTGCAATCGACGCCTTCGGGCGCCGTACTGCTGGAGCCGGACGCCGGCCAGACCGTCGATGAAGCACTCGCATCACTGAACGCCGACCCGAACGTCGCATACGCCGAGCCCGACGTGCTGGTCACGATCGATGTGACGCCGAACGACACGTACTACGGCGGCTACCAGGCCTGGCACTTCGATCAAATCAACGCGCCCGCCGCATGGGACAGCGAGACTGGCGCGCCGGGCACCGTCATCGCCGTCATCGATACAGGCGTGCAGAGCGTGCATCCGGACCTCAATGGCAACATGGTGTCGGGCGCGAATTTCGTCACCGTGCCGGTCGCTAGCTCTTCGAACTCCGGCGGACAGGTGCGCGTCACGACGAATACGCCGCATCCCTACCTCACCGGCGAGCAGGTGACGATCAGCGGCCACAGCGTCGCCGGCGTGAACGGCACGTGGACGATCTCGATGCCGGCCGCGTTGACGATCAGCTCGTCGACGCTCAGCGCCGGCACGATCACCGTGACGACGACTGCCGCGCACAACCTGCTCGTCGGCGACTACGCCATGGTGCGCGGCCATTCCATCGGCGGCGCGAACGGGCAGTGGACGGTGACCGCCGTCCCCAGCGCGACGCAATTCCGCTATTCCTGCAGTCCCGCATGCACCACCGGCAGCGGCACCGGCGGCGTTGCCAAACAGGCGACGTGGTTCAACCTGTCCGGCTCGACGTATTCCAGCGCCGGTACATCCGGTAACGCGTTGAACACCAGCCCCCGCGACGATGAGGGGCACGGTACGTCCGTCGCCGGGTTCATCGCTGCGGAGTCGAACAACAGCCAGGGCGTGGCAGGCGTCTGCTGGACGTGCAAGATCATGCCCGTGAAGGTGCTCGGCGCGACCGGATCCGGTTCCAGTCTCGCCGTCGCTGCGGGCATCGAGTGGGCGGCCGACAACGACGCCGATGTCATCAACCTCAGCCTCAGTTCGCCTTCGCACTCGCAGGCCATGCTCGACGCCGTGGACTACGCGTGGGGCCTCGGCGCGATCGTCGTCGCGGCGAGCGGCAACGACGGCGACACGCTCGATCCCTCCGTGCGTTATCCCGCGAAGTATCCGAACGCAATCGCCGTCGGCGCCACGAATGCCAGCGGCCTGCGCGCATCATTCTCGAATTACGGCCCCGAGCTCGACATCGTCGCGCCCGGGGAGAACGTCACGAGCACATCGGCCACGGGTTTCGGCGACAGCGGCGGCTGGTACGCGTCGGGCTCCGGCACGTCGTTCGCGGCGCCGCACGTCGCGGGCGTCGTCGGCCTGATGATCTCGCACGGCATCACCAACAAGACAGACATCGTGAACGGACTGACCTCGACGGCCGCCGATGCCGGCGCCGCCGGGCTTGACGACCTGTACGGCCACGGGATCGTGGATGCGGCGGCGGCGGTGGGTGCTGGTGCGGATACGACGCCGCCGACCGCTTCGATTACGTCCATCGCGGACGGCGCGACGGTGTCCGGCCGCGTCGAAATATGGGCCTCGGCTAACGACGACAGCGCCGTCACCAAGGTCAGCTTCTA
- a CDS encoding Ig-like domain-containing protein codes for ATDTAGNISDHAEITVIVDNGGADTTPPTASITSIADGATVSGRIEIWASANDDSAVTKVSFYVDGAYLNYDTTDPWGRALQTNSLTDGPHTLSVRATDTAGNISDHAEITVIVQN; via the coding sequence CGCTACCGACACCGCAGGCAACATCAGCGACCATGCGGAGATCACGGTCATCGTTGACAATGGCGGCGCCGACACCACTCCGCCTACGGCATCGATTACGTCCATCGCGGACGGCGCGACGGTGTCCGGCCGCATCGAAATATGGGCCTCGGCTAACGACGACAGCGCCGTCACCAAGGTCAGCTTCTACGTGGACGGCGCTTACCTGAACTACGACACGACGGATCCGTGGGGACGTGCTCTACAGACCAACTCGCTTACGGACGGGCCGCACACGCTCTCCGTCCGCGCTACCGACACCGCAGGCAACATCAGCGACCATGCGGAGATCACGGTCATCGTTCAGAACTGA